From the genome of Rhodobacteraceae bacterium Araon29, one region includes:
- a CDS encoding pyruvate dehydrogenase complex dihydrolipoamide acetyltransferase has product MPIEILMPALSPTMETGTLAKWLIKEGDSVQSGDVIAEIETDKATMEFEAVDEGVIGKIYVDEGTENVAVNSAIAVLLEDGETAEDLATPGGSKTPAPESDKPQQPEPSAEPSKPSSTDTSAAPQTSNAPALKGNRVFASPLARRLAAETGVDLASLQGSGPHGRIVKADVEAAQGQPTGAVSPAPASAPAAMPAGPATETILKMYQGRDYQEIQLDGMRKTIAARLTEAKQTVPHFYLRRDIKIDRLLMFRADLNKQLAARDVKLSVNDFIIKACALALQSVPSANAVWAGDRVLQLTPSDVAVAVAIEGGLFTPVLQDAEQKTLSQLSAEMKDLAARAKDKRLAPHEYQGGSFAISNLGMFGIDNFDAVINPPHGAILAVGAGKKRPVVNADGDLEVATVMSVTLSVDHRVIDGALGAELLQAIVDNLENPIAMLV; this is encoded by the coding sequence ATGCCTATAGAAATTCTCATGCCAGCGCTGTCCCCAACGATGGAAACAGGAACACTTGCCAAATGGCTGATCAAAGAAGGCGATAGCGTGCAATCCGGCGATGTCATTGCCGAGATCGAAACCGACAAAGCCACAATGGAATTTGAAGCGGTTGACGAAGGTGTCATTGGAAAAATTTATGTAGACGAAGGCACTGAAAACGTGGCTGTTAACAGTGCTATCGCTGTCTTGCTTGAGGATGGGGAAACCGCCGAGGATTTGGCAACCCCTGGCGGCAGTAAAACACCGGCCCCAGAAAGTGACAAGCCGCAGCAGCCAGAGCCATCCGCCGAACCGTCCAAGCCGTCTAGCACGGATACCTCTGCTGCGCCGCAAACCTCTAATGCCCCTGCCCTGAAAGGCAATCGGGTATTTGCCTCACCGCTTGCGCGGAGGCTGGCTGCTGAAACAGGTGTTGATCTTGCTTCTTTGCAGGGATCAGGCCCACATGGACGAATTGTCAAAGCAGATGTTGAAGCGGCTCAAGGTCAACCAACAGGCGCCGTAAGCCCCGCGCCTGCAAGCGCACCTGCGGCCATGCCGGCCGGCCCTGCAACCGAAACCATCCTAAAGATGTATCAAGGGCGCGATTATCAGGAAATTCAATTGGACGGCATGCGCAAAACCATCGCTGCGCGGCTGACAGAAGCCAAACAAACCGTTCCTCATTTCTATCTGCGGCGGGACATTAAAATTGACCGGCTACTCATGTTTCGGGCCGACTTGAACAAGCAATTGGCCGCGCGCGATGTTAAACTGTCGGTCAATGATTTCATCATCAAGGCCTGCGCGCTTGCGCTGCAATCTGTGCCCAGCGCAAACGCTGTTTGGGCGGGCGATCGCGTGCTGCAACTCACCCCATCTGATGTGGCAGTTGCGGTGGCGATCGAGGGCGGGTTGTTCACACCGGTTCTTCAGGATGCCGAGCAAAAAACTCTGTCGCAGCTCAGCGCCGAAATGAAAGATCTTGCTGCGCGCGCCAAAGACAAAAGGCTAGCTCCGCATGAATATCAGGGCGGCAGCTTTGCCATATCAAACCTCGGAATGTTTGGGATTGATAATTTTGATGCGGTGATCAACCCACCGCATGGCGCTATTCTTGCAGTGGGCGCTGGTAAAAAACGACCCGTGGTCAATGCCGATGGTGATCTTGAGGTTGCCACCGTGATGTCGGTGACATTATCGGTGGATCACCGGGTGATTGATGGCGCCTTAGGCGCCGAGTTGCTGCAAGCGATCGTCGATAACCTAGAAAACCCGATCGCAATGTTGGTCTAA
- a CDS encoding pyruvate dehydrogenase complex E1 component subunit beta: protein MATEILMPALSPTMEEGTLAKWLVSEGDSVASGDIIAEIETDKATMEFEAVDEGVIGKILVAEGTENVKVNSAIAVLLEEGESADSADATSSEPAPQEASEPAPEITAPAAEATAPAAPISPAHDSTPDWPEGTELKQQTVREALRDAMAEEMRGNDAVFLMGEEVAEYQGAYKISQGLLDEFGAKRVIDTPITEHGFAGIAVGASFGGLRPIVEFMTFNFAMQAIDQIINSAAKTLYMSGGQMGAPMVFRGPNGAAARVGAQHSQDYAAWYAHIPGLKVVMPFSASDAKGLLKSAIRDDNPVIFLENEILYGRSFDVPVLDDFTVPFGKARIWREGSDVTLVSFGIGMHYALEAADKLAEEGISAEVIDLRSLRPIDYETVLASVQKTNRCVTVEEGFPVGAIGNHLSAVIMQQAFDYLDAPVINCTGKDVPMPYAANLEKLALVTTDEVISAVKKVTYR from the coding sequence ATGGCAACCGAAATTCTTATGCCGGCCCTGTCCCCAACAATGGAAGAAGGCACTCTGGCAAAATGGCTGGTCAGCGAAGGCGATAGCGTGGCCTCAGGCGACATTATAGCGGAAATTGAAACTGATAAAGCCACGATGGAATTTGAAGCCGTCGACGAAGGGGTTATTGGCAAAATCCTAGTCGCAGAGGGCACCGAAAACGTCAAAGTAAACAGCGCAATTGCCGTGCTTTTGGAAGAGGGCGAAAGCGCCGATAGCGCTGATGCAACATCCAGCGAACCGGCCCCGCAAGAGGCATCAGAGCCCGCCCCTGAGATAACAGCGCCTGCAGCAGAGGCTACGGCGCCTGCCGCTCCGATCAGTCCAGCTCATGACAGCACACCAGACTGGCCCGAGGGCACCGAGCTGAAACAGCAAACCGTCCGTGAAGCTTTGCGCGATGCGATGGCTGAAGAGATGCGCGGCAATGATGCAGTGTTCTTGATGGGTGAAGAGGTTGCCGAATATCAAGGCGCCTACAAAATTTCGCAGGGTCTGCTTGACGAATTTGGCGCCAAGCGAGTGATCGACACCCCGATCACAGAACATGGTTTTGCCGGTATTGCAGTGGGTGCGTCTTTTGGCGGACTACGCCCAATTGTGGAATTTATGACCTTTAACTTTGCCATGCAGGCGATTGACCAAATCATCAACTCAGCCGCCAAGACGCTTTACATGTCCGGCGGCCAAATGGGCGCGCCAATGGTCTTTCGCGGCCCCAATGGCGCGGCCGCACGGGTGGGCGCGCAACATAGTCAGGATTACGCCGCATGGTATGCGCATATTCCGGGCCTCAAAGTGGTCATGCCTTTCTCAGCCTCGGATGCCAAAGGGCTTTTGAAATCTGCAATCCGCGATGACAACCCGGTGATCTTTTTGGAAAACGAAATCCTCTATGGGCGCAGTTTTGATGTGCCTGTGCTGGATGATTTCACAGTGCCTTTTGGTAAGGCGCGGATTTGGCGCGAAGGCAGCGATGTCACGCTTGTCAGTTTCGGCATCGGTATGCATTACGCCCTAGAGGCGGCCGATAAGCTGGCCGAGGAAGGGATAAGCGCCGAGGTCATCGACCTTCGTAGCTTGCGGCCGATTGACTATGAGACGGTACTGGCATCGGTACAAAAAACCAACCGCTGCGTCACCGTGGAAGAAGGCTTTCCTGTGGGCGCCATCGGCAACCATCTGTCTGCGGTCATTATGCAGCAGGCGTTCGATTACCTCGATGCACCGGTGATCAATTGCACCGGCAAAGATGTACCCATGCCCTATGCCGCGAATTTGGAAAAACTGGCCTTGGTGACCACGGATGAAGTGATCTCAGCGGTCAAAAAAGTCACCTATCGTTAA
- the pdhA gene encoding pyruvate dehydrogenase (acetyl-transferring) E1 component subunit alpha, with translation MAARKTKAKPNISAQELTQYYEDMLLIRRFEEKAGQLYGMGLIGGFCHLYIGQEAVVVGLEAAAEEGDKRLTSYRDHGHMLAAGMDPNGVMAELTGRIDGYSKGKGGSMHMFSKEKHFYGGHGIVGAQVPIGAGLAFADKYLENNRVTFTYFGDGAANQGQVYETFNMAAIWDLPVIFVIENNQYAMGTAQKRSTSTPDLYVRGEAFGIPGEAVDGMDVLAVKAAGQKAVAHCRAGKGPYILEVKTYRYRGHSMSDPAKYRTREEVQKMRQERDPIETVRSMLLTGKHASEDDLKAIDKKVKEIVNASAEFAKDSPEPDLSELWTDIYA, from the coding sequence ATGGCGGCACGCAAAACCAAAGCAAAGCCCAATATCTCAGCTCAGGAACTGACCCAATATTATGAAGATATGCTGCTCATCCGGCGCTTCGAAGAAAAAGCAGGTCAGCTTTACGGTATGGGGCTTATCGGCGGCTTCTGTCACCTTTACATCGGTCAGGAAGCTGTTGTTGTGGGTCTTGAGGCTGCCGCAGAGGAAGGCGACAAACGGCTAACCTCTTACCGGGACCACGGACATATGTTGGCCGCAGGGATGGACCCCAACGGGGTGATGGCCGAGCTAACTGGGCGCATTGACGGCTATTCCAAAGGTAAGGGCGGCTCAATGCATATGTTTAGCAAAGAAAAGCACTTTTATGGCGGTCACGGCATTGTCGGTGCGCAGGTACCAATTGGCGCAGGGCTCGCCTTTGCGGACAAATATCTCGAAAATAATCGTGTCACTTTCACCTATTTCGGGGACGGTGCAGCCAACCAGGGCCAGGTTTATGAGACCTTCAATATGGCAGCGATCTGGGACCTTCCGGTTATTTTTGTGATTGAAAACAACCAATATGCTATGGGAACTGCACAAAAGAGATCAACATCAACGCCTGATCTTTATGTGCGCGGAGAAGCCTTTGGCATCCCGGGCGAAGCGGTCGACGGTATGGATGTTCTGGCGGTAAAGGCAGCGGGGCAAAAAGCAGTTGCGCACTGTAGAGCGGGCAAAGGCCCTTATATTCTAGAGGTAAAAACCTATCGCTATCGCGGCCACTCAATGTCAGACCCGGCCAAATACCGGACCCGCGAAGAGGTGCAGAAAATGCGCCAAGAGCGCGATCCGATTGAAACCGTCCGGTCCATGTTACTAACCGGAAAACACGCCAGTGAAGATGATCTCAAGGCCATCGACAAAAAGGTCAAGGAAATCGTCAATGCGTCGGCAGAATTTGCCAAAGACAGCCCAGAGCCCGATCTATCAGAGCTTTGGACAGATATTTACGCGTAA
- a CDS encoding septum formation initiator family protein has product MTTQRHHPAWGLIAAFGLAFGLGMYFTFAAVQGDFGLFRRAEILSETNKLERELLALQVEVQHMENLTKRMSDEFLDLDLLDQQARDILGYVRGNEIVIN; this is encoded by the coding sequence ATGACGACACAGCGACACCATCCAGCATGGGGATTGATTGCCGCCTTTGGGCTGGCCTTTGGTCTTGGGATGTATTTCACCTTTGCCGCCGTTCAAGGTGACTTTGGGCTGTTCCGCCGCGCAGAAATTCTAAGCGAAACAAATAAGTTAGAGCGTGAACTGCTGGCTTTGCAGGTCGAAGTTCAGCACATGGAAAACCTGACCAAGCGGATGTCTGACGAGTTTCTAGACCTTGATCTCTTGGATCAGCAAGCCCGCGATATCCTAGGATATGTGCGTGGAAACGAAATTGTGATCAACTAA
- a CDS encoding fructose bisphosphate aldolase gives MTDQQQMQKIATAPGFVAALDQSGGSTPKALRLYGIEEDAYASNAEMFDRIHEMRCRIIKSPSFTGEKVVGAILFENTMDRDIEGTPVAEYLWSKCGVVPFLKVDQGLAETQNDVQVMKPIAGLTALLKRAKSAGIFGTKMRSVIHGANATGIDEIVAQQFAIGSDIIDAGLMPILEPEVSISIADKAEAEDKLSAALLERLNQLPTDQQVTLKLTLPEAVNHYQELINHPRVLRVVALSGGYSRTEANGKLAQNSGMIASFSRALTEGLSAQQSDADFNHALGQSINGIYQASVAG, from the coding sequence ATGACCGACCAGCAGCAGATGCAAAAAATCGCAACAGCGCCCGGGTTTGTCGCCGCCCTTGATCAAAGTGGAGGATCAACACCCAAAGCGCTGCGCCTTTATGGGATTGAAGAAGACGCCTATGCATCCAATGCTGAAATGTTCGACCGTATCCATGAAATGCGCTGCCGGATTATTAAATCACCCTCTTTCACTGGCGAAAAAGTGGTGGGGGCAATTTTGTTTGAAAATACAATGGACCGCGATATCGAAGGTACCCCTGTGGCGGAATATCTTTGGTCAAAGTGCGGTGTCGTGCCATTTCTCAAGGTTGATCAAGGTCTGGCTGAGACCCAAAACGATGTTCAAGTGATGAAACCCATTGCGGGTCTTACGGCGCTTTTAAAGCGTGCAAAAAGCGCCGGCATCTTCGGCACTAAAATGCGCTCGGTAATCCATGGCGCCAATGCCACTGGGATTGACGAAATTGTGGCTCAACAATTTGCCATCGGCAGTGATATTATCGACGCGGGATTAATGCCAATTCTGGAACCAGAGGTGAGCATTTCAATCGCGGATAAAGCGGAGGCGGAAGACAAGTTAAGTGCCGCTCTGCTCGAGCGGTTAAATCAATTGCCAACCGATCAACAGGTGACGTTAAAATTGACCTTGCCAGAAGCAGTAAATCACTATCAAGAGTTGATCAACCATCCTCGGGTTCTCAGGGTTGTGGCGCTCTCGGGCGGCTATAGCCGAACAGAGGCAAACGGCAAACTAGCGCAAAACAGCGGTATGATCGCCAGTTTTTCACGTGCGCTAACCGAAGGGCTATCCGCCCAGCAAAGCGACGCAGACTTTAATCACGCACTTGGTCAATCCATCAACGGCATTTATCAGGCCTCGGTTGCAGGATAA
- the pgk gene encoding phosphoglycerate kinase produces MAWKTLDNMDLRNKRVLTRVDINVPMDGARVTDATRIEKIVPTVKTILAAGGLPILLAHFGRPKGKVVPEMSLRHLIPALQSALQTTIGFAEDCIGPKAQTAAEAMQAGEVLLLENTRFHPEEEHNEAAFVSALAQIGDVYCNDAFSAAHRAHASTEGLARLLPACAGRLMTAELSALEGALGAPKRPVVAVVGGAKVSTKLDLLGNLVEKVDHLVIGGGMANTFLAAQGVAVGKSLAEHDMTETALSILAKAATTGCEIILPSDIVVAQDFAAHAPNQTLPVQDCPANAMILDAGPQTVARIVACFTQAKTLIWNGPLGAFEIEPFDRATNAAAAQAAQLSQSAGLISVAGGGDTVAALNKAGAAQDFSYISTAGGAFLEWMEGKTLPGVAALIRD; encoded by the coding sequence ATGGCTTGGAAAACGCTGGATAATATGGACCTTAGGAACAAAAGGGTTTTGACACGCGTCGACATCAATGTGCCGATGGACGGAGCCCGTGTGACCGATGCGACACGGATTGAAAAGATTGTCCCCACCGTTAAAACCATTCTTGCAGCCGGAGGCCTGCCGATATTGCTCGCGCATTTTGGCCGGCCCAAAGGCAAAGTGGTGCCCGAAATGAGCCTGCGCCATCTTATTCCCGCGCTTCAATCGGCTCTGCAAACGACAATTGGTTTTGCCGAAGACTGCATTGGCCCCAAAGCACAAACGGCAGCAGAGGCGATGCAGGCAGGTGAGGTTTTGCTATTGGAAAACACCCGCTTTCACCCCGAAGAAGAGCACAACGAGGCCGCATTTGTCAGCGCATTGGCGCAAATCGGCGATGTCTATTGCAATGATGCATTTTCGGCTGCCCACCGAGCCCATGCCAGCACTGAAGGTTTAGCCCGATTGCTGCCCGCCTGCGCCGGCCGGTTGATGACAGCAGAACTTAGCGCGCTTGAAGGCGCGCTTGGCGCCCCAAAGCGGCCCGTGGTGGCGGTGGTGGGCGGCGCGAAAGTGTCCACCAAACTCGACCTGTTGGGCAACCTTGTAGAAAAGGTTGATCACCTTGTGATTGGCGGCGGCATGGCCAATACCTTTCTGGCCGCGCAAGGCGTTGCAGTGGGCAAATCTCTGGCCGAGCACGACATGACCGAAACCGCTTTGAGCATCCTGGCGAAAGCCGCCACAACCGGATGCGAGATTATTCTGCCCAGTGACATCGTGGTGGCGCAGGACTTTGCCGCCCATGCCCCAAATCAAACGCTACCGGTCCAAGACTGCCCTGCCAATGCGATGATCTTGGATGCCGGTCCGCAAACGGTGGCGCGGATTGTGGCCTGTTTTACGCAGGCAAAAACACTCATTTGGAACGGCCCCCTAGGGGCGTTTGAAATCGAGCCTTTTGATCGCGCCACAAATGCTGCGGCGGCACAAGCTGCGCAGCTAAGCCAGTCAGCTGGGCTAATTTCCGTGGCCGGCGGCGGCGATACGGTTGCGGCGCTGAACAAAGCGGGCGCAGCGCAGGACTTTAGCTATATCTCCACCGCAGGGGGTGCATTTCTTGAGTGGATGGAAGGCAAAACCCTGCCCGGTGTGGCCGCGCTGATCCGAGATTAG
- a CDS encoding peptidylprolyl isomerase has protein sequence MAKIKDPENTILIELKDGTVVIELMPDIAPDHCERMKELARSGAYDNVCFHRVIEGFMAQSGDVANGNMEQDFDLRMAGTGGSDLPNLKAEFSGIPHDRGTLGAARSQNPDSANSQFFINFSDNHFLNRQYTVYGRVIDGLEHVDAIASGEPPAAPDRMISVKVAADA, from the coding sequence ATGGCTAAAATCAAAGATCCAGAAAATACCATTCTGATAGAACTGAAAGACGGAACAGTCGTCATTGAACTGATGCCTGATATTGCGCCTGACCACTGCGAGCGGATGAAAGAGCTGGCGCGCAGCGGCGCTTATGACAACGTGTGTTTTCACCGCGTGATCGAAGGTTTCATGGCGCAATCTGGCGATGTGGCTAATGGCAATATGGAGCAAGACTTCGATTTGCGTATGGCTGGCACAGGCGGATCTGATTTGCCCAATCTTAAGGCTGAGTTTTCCGGCATTCCGCATGACCGCGGCACTTTGGGTGCGGCGCGTAGCCAAAACCCCGACAGCGCTAACAGCCAGTTTTTCATAAACTTTAGTGACAACCACTTTCTCAACCGTCAGTACACTGTCTATGGCCGGGTGATCGACGGTCTTGAACATGTGGATGCGATCGCATCGGGCGAACCACCGGCCGCCCCGGATCGGATGATCAGCGTTAAGGTGGCCGCCGATGCTTAG
- a CDS encoding peptidylprolyl isomerase produces the protein MLRVAAILSLLAGPVVATGIEIEIAGEGANGTVTIDLLEDVAPLHAERIAQLAAEGAYDGVVFHRVIDGFMAQTGDVQFGKAGGNTSMAGRGGSTLPDLPAEFSEVPYDRGIVGMARSQNPNSANSQFFIMFAEGYFLNENYTVVGRVTSGMDVIDAIKLGQGPNGSVIGAPDVMMKVSVIE, from the coding sequence ATGCTTAGGGTTGCCGCTATTCTGTCCTTGCTGGCAGGCCCTGTTGTGGCCACCGGTATTGAAATTGAAATCGCCGGCGAGGGTGCAAATGGCACCGTGACGATCGATTTGCTTGAAGATGTTGCGCCGCTCCATGCAGAGCGCATTGCCCAACTGGCCGCCGAGGGGGCCTATGACGGCGTTGTGTTCCATCGGGTTATTGACGGCTTTATGGCCCAAACCGGGGATGTGCAGTTCGGCAAGGCCGGCGGCAATACCTCCATGGCCGGACGCGGGGGATCGACTTTGCCGGATTTGCCGGCAGAGTTTTCCGAAGTGCCCTATGATCGCGGGATCGTTGGCATGGCACGCTCACAAAACCCAAATAGTGCCAACAGCCAGTTCTTTATCATGTTTGCCGAAGGCTATTTTCTAAACGAAAATTATACTGTTGTTGGCCGCGTAACTTCGGGCATGGATGTAATTGATGCGATCAAGCTGGGTCAGGGCCCAAATGGATCGGTGATCGGCGCACCGGACGTTATGATGAAGGTCTCTGTGATCGAATAA
- a CDS encoding DUF3179 domain-containing protein produces MRQIVVTIFAILAALPLMADPALWGREWPQTNFEKTTLSDWSEIISGGPPKDGIPALVDPAFIAAGDAALPQNEPVITVELAQQTPRAYPLRYLMWHEIVNDLIGAHPVAVTFCPLCNSGLTFDRRLDGRVLEFGVSGKLRGSDMVMYDRQTESWWQQALGRAIVGELTGAQLTPVASWMESVGQFRTRNPDGLIMDQPDFPRAYGRNPYVGYDGSTDPFLYSGELPPHDIPALARVVRVGPRAWPLGRLREAGELSEAGMHLTWRAGQSSALDTAQIAKGRDVGSIRVRDAAGHDLPHDVMFAFAFHAFWPDGEWMLGR; encoded by the coding sequence ATGCGCCAAATAGTTGTGACCATTTTTGCCATTCTCGCGGCTTTGCCGCTGATGGCGGATCCTGCGCTGTGGGGCCGTGAGTGGCCGCAGACCAATTTTGAAAAAACAACATTGAGCGATTGGAGCGAAATTATCTCGGGTGGTCCGCCCAAAGATGGCATTCCGGCTTTGGTTGATCCTGCGTTTATTGCAGCTGGTGATGCGGCATTGCCGCAAAATGAACCGGTGATCACGGTCGAGTTGGCGCAGCAAACCCCGCGCGCCTATCCGCTGCGCTATCTGATGTGGCATGAGATTGTAAATGACCTCATCGGGGCGCATCCGGTTGCGGTTACCTTTTGCCCGCTGTGCAATTCGGGGCTTACGTTTGACCGGCGGCTGGACGGCCGCGTGCTTGAATTTGGCGTGTCGGGCAAACTGCGCGGATCGGACATGGTGATGTATGACAGGCAAACCGAAAGCTGGTGGCAGCAAGCCTTGGGCCGCGCCATTGTGGGCGAGCTGACCGGAGCGCAGCTGACGCCAGTGGCCAGCTGGATGGAAAGTGTCGGGCAGTTTCGCACCCGCAATCCTGACGGGTTGATCATGGACCAGCCGGATTTTCCCCGCGCATACGGGCGCAATCCCTATGTGGGTTATGACGGCAGTACGGATCCGTTCTTATACAGTGGCGAGCTGCCGCCGCATGATATCCCGGCTTTGGCGCGGGTGGTGCGGGTCGGGCCGCGGGCCTGGCCGCTGGGCAGGCTGCGCGAAGCCGGCGAGTTGAGTGAGGCAGGCATGCATCTGACATGGCGAGCCGGTCAAAGCAGCGCTCTGGACACTGCGCAGATTGCAAAAGGCCGCGATGTAGGGTCAATCCGCGTGCGCGATGCGGCGGGGCACGACCTGCCACATGACGTGATGTTTGCCTTTGCCTTTCACGCCTTTTGGCCTGATGGAGAATGGATGCTTGGCCGCTAG
- a CDS encoding tyrosine--tRNA ligase yields MTFQPKSDFLKIMMERGFVADCTDYSRLDDALRDGAMPAYIGFDATAISLHVGHLMQIMMLRWLQKTGGKPITLMGGGTTKVGDPSFRSDERPLLSPDQIDQNIAGIKTAFSAYITYGDGPSDAVMVNNAEWLDKLNYLDFLRDIGRHFSVNRMLSFESVKSRIDREQSLSFLEFNYMILQAYDFLELHQRYGCMLQMGGSDQWGNIVNGIDLSRRIADASVFGLTSPLLETSDGKKMGKTQDGAVWLNADMRSPYEFWQFWRNTTDADVGRFLKLYTELTLDECDRLGALQDAEINHAKIVLANEVTTLLHGAEAAAKAEATAREVFEKGGVGDDLPTVTLSLEDVGSGISVVQLIVKAGLVKSGKEAKRLIAENGARMDDVALSDAGQMIDADALQTPIKLSAGKKRHALVCLQG; encoded by the coding sequence ATGACCTTTCAACCAAAGTCTGATTTTTTAAAAATTATGATGGAACGCGGGTTTGTCGCGGATTGCACGGATTATTCACGGCTGGATGATGCGTTGCGCGATGGCGCGATGCCCGCCTATATCGGGTTTGATGCAACGGCTATCTCGCTGCATGTGGGCCACTTGATGCAAATCATGATGCTGCGCTGGCTGCAAAAAACCGGCGGCAAGCCGATCACATTGATGGGGGGCGGCACGACGAAAGTGGGCGATCCCAGCTTTCGCTCCGACGAGCGGCCGCTTTTATCGCCAGACCAAATTGATCAGAATATCGCTGGCATCAAAACCGCGTTTTCGGCCTATATCACCTATGGTGATGGGCCATCAGATGCGGTGATGGTCAATAATGCCGAATGGCTTGATAAATTGAACTATCTCGATTTTCTGCGCGATATCGGGCGGCATTTTTCGGTCAACCGGATGCTTAGCTTTGAATCGGTTAAATCGCGCATCGACCGCGAGCAGTCGCTGTCATTTCTTGAGTTTAATTACATGATCCTTCAGGCCTATGATTTTCTCGAACTGCACCAGCGCTATGGCTGTATGCTGCAGATGGGCGGATCGGATCAATGGGGCAATATCGTCAACGGTATCGACCTAAGCCGGCGCATTGCAGATGCCAGTGTCTTCGGGCTCACCTCGCCGCTGCTGGAAACTTCCGATGGCAAAAAGATGGGCAAAACCCAGGATGGAGCGGTCTGGCTTAATGCAGATATGCGCAGCCCCTATGAGTTCTGGCAATTCTGGCGCAATACCACGGATGCGGATGTGGGCCGCTTTCTTAAGCTTTATACCGAGCTAACGCTTGATGAATGCGACCGCCTTGGCGCGCTGCAAGACGCCGAGATTAACCATGCCAAGATCGTTTTGGCCAATGAAGTCACCACCCTGCTGCATGGCGCAGAGGCCGCTGCCAAAGCTGAAGCCACCGCGCGCGAAGTGTTTGAAAAGGGCGGTGTGGGCGATGATTTGCCAACCGTAACGCTGAGCTTAGAAGACGTGGGCAGCGGTATTTCGGTGGTGCAGTTGATTGTCAAAGCCGGCCTTGTGAAATCCGGCAAAGAGGCCAAGCGGCTCATTGCGGAAAACGGGGCGCGCATGGATGATGTCGCGCTCAGTGATGCAGGCCAGATGATTGATGCAGACGCGCTGCAGACCCCGATCAAGCTGAGCGCCGGCAAAAAACGCCATGCGCTGGTGTGCTTGCAAGGATAA